The proteins below are encoded in one region of Micromonospora yangpuensis:
- a CDS encoding ATP-dependent DNA helicase, with amino-acid sequence MTPPPAATGSATARGRGSRRRGNRVSGPDLLAAAVGAVPGGAARPGQQQMAEAIAASVDTGEHLLVQAGTGTGKSLAYLAPALTVDGPVVVSTATLALQSQLVEHDLPRLADAVTPLLGRRPTFAVLKGRHHYLCLARLDNSTEDEPTDTLFDAPAERPGGGTKWLGEAGRLGKQIQRLRDWAMESDTGDRDELDPGVDDQAWRLVSMPARECVGAARCPFGDECFAEASRARAREADIVVTNHSLLAVDMLAGRHIVPPHKLLIVDEAHELADRVSSAAQAELTPELIDRSGRRARPLLKPETAEALTEAGDALAVGLGETPAGRLTGGLPAALREACTLLDAATRSALEALGDVKADDPDPVRKQQVKAVLDELSGTAQRLLEEAEHDVAWVEKHDQGSRRALVVAPLSVAGTLATHLYDERTVVATSATLALGGRFDTVARALGLETSPPAPPSPAATALARTTDGRQSRGAPAAPDGWGSAAAVTPVTEGPGWRSLDVGSPFDYARQGILYVAAHLPRPSVSGLPEAAGAELLTLVRALGGRTLGLFSSRRAAQQAAELLRAQTDLPVLLQGEEALPLLVRRFRQERESCLFGVMSLWQGVDVPGDSCQLVVIDRLPFPRPDEPLAAARAAAVDAGGGSGFAAVSVPIAAVRLAQGVGRLIRATGDRGVVAVLDSRLETARGYGPFLRRSLPPFWYTTRPEVAQGALERLAKS; translated from the coding sequence GTGACTCCGCCCCCCGCCGCCACCGGATCCGCCACCGCGAGGGGTCGGGGCTCCCGTCGCCGGGGCAACCGGGTAAGTGGCCCGGACCTGCTCGCCGCCGCCGTCGGCGCGGTGCCCGGCGGGGCCGCCCGCCCGGGTCAGCAGCAGATGGCCGAGGCGATCGCCGCCAGCGTCGACACCGGTGAGCACCTGCTGGTGCAGGCCGGCACCGGCACCGGCAAGTCCCTGGCGTACCTCGCCCCGGCGTTGACCGTGGACGGGCCGGTGGTGGTCTCCACCGCCACCCTGGCCCTGCAGTCCCAGCTCGTCGAGCACGACCTGCCCCGGCTGGCCGACGCGGTCACCCCGTTGCTGGGTCGCCGGCCGACCTTCGCCGTGCTCAAGGGCCGGCACCACTACCTCTGCCTGGCCCGGTTGGACAACTCGACCGAGGACGAGCCCACCGACACCCTCTTCGACGCCCCGGCGGAACGGCCCGGTGGCGGGACGAAGTGGTTGGGTGAGGCGGGTCGCCTCGGCAAGCAGATCCAGCGGCTGCGCGACTGGGCGATGGAGTCCGACACCGGCGACCGCGACGAGCTGGACCCCGGCGTGGACGACCAGGCCTGGCGGCTGGTGTCGATGCCGGCGCGGGAGTGTGTCGGCGCGGCCCGCTGCCCCTTCGGCGACGAGTGTTTCGCCGAGGCGTCCCGGGCCCGGGCCCGGGAGGCCGACATCGTGGTCACCAACCACAGCCTGCTCGCCGTGGACATGCTGGCCGGCCGGCACATCGTGCCGCCGCACAAGCTGCTCATCGTGGACGAGGCGCACGAGCTGGCCGACCGGGTCTCCTCGGCCGCCCAGGCGGAGCTGACCCCGGAGTTGATCGACCGCTCCGGCCGGCGGGCCCGGCCGCTGCTCAAGCCGGAGACCGCCGAGGCGTTGACCGAGGCCGGCGACGCGCTGGCGGTCGGGCTCGGTGAGACCCCGGCCGGGCGGCTGACCGGCGGGCTGCCGGCCGCGCTGCGTGAGGCGTGCACGCTGCTCGACGCGGCCACCCGCAGCGCCCTGGAGGCGCTCGGCGACGTCAAGGCCGACGACCCGGACCCGGTGCGCAAACAGCAGGTCAAGGCGGTGCTCGACGAGCTCTCCGGCACCGCGCAGCGGCTGCTGGAGGAGGCCGAGCACGACGTGGCCTGGGTGGAGAAGCACGACCAGGGCTCGCGGCGGGCGCTGGTGGTCGCCCCGCTCTCCGTCGCCGGCACCCTCGCCACCCACCTGTACGACGAGCGCACCGTGGTCGCCACCTCCGCCACCCTGGCGCTGGGCGGCCGGTTCGACACGGTGGCCCGCGCGTTGGGGCTGGAGACGTCACCCCCGGCGCCCCCCAGCCCGGCCGCCACCGCGTTGGCCCGCACCACCGACGGTCGGCAGTCCCGGGGCGCTCCGGCCGCGCCGGACGGGTGGGGCTCCGCTGCGGCGGTCACCCCGGTGACCGAGGGTCCGGGGTGGCGCTCGCTCGACGTGGGTTCCCCGTTCGACTACGCCCGGCAGGGCATCCTCTACGTCGCCGCGCACCTGCCCCGGCCCAGCGTCTCCGGGCTGCCCGAGGCGGCCGGCGCGGAGCTGCTCACGCTGGTGCGGGCGCTCGGTGGTCGTACCCTCGGGTTGTTCTCGTCGCGACGGGCCGCGCAGCAGGCCGCGGAGCTGCTGCGGGCGCAGACCGACCTGCCGGTGCTGCTGCAGGGCGAGGAGGCGCTGCCGCTGCTGGTCCGCCGGTTCCGGCAGGAACGGGAGAGCTGCCTGTTCGGGGTGATGTCGCTCTGGCAGGGCGTGGACGTGCCCGGCGACTCCTGCCAGCTGGTGGTGATCGACCGGCTGCCCTTCCCCCGCCCCGACGAGCCGCTCGCCGCGGCGCGGGCCGCCGCCGTGGACGCCGGCGGCGGTTCCGGATTCGCGGCGGTGAGCGTGCCGATCGCGGCGGTCCGGTTGGCCCAGGGGGTGGGCCGGCTGATCCGGGCCACCGGCGACCGGGGGGTGGTCGCGGTGCTCGACTCCCGGCTGGAGACGGCCCGGGGCTACGGGCCCTTCCTGCGCCGGTCGCTGCCGCCGTTCTGGTACACCACCCGGCCCGAGGTGGCCCAGGGGGCGCTGGAGCGGCTGGCCAAGAGCTGA
- a CDS encoding AI-2E family transporter, giving the protein MSSGAARTTCPNHPARTTAQEVRLSRFERIRGRLRRAYESGRESIRAARTPSPDLPDEAEVASPTSPGPVASPATTVVGASPPAASTVSRDDEDVPKGLRIAAAWSWRLIVIGVVLWALIRIVGQVRIVIIPLAIALLLSALLAPAVGWLLRARVPRSLATAVVLVGGLAGVVGTLTLVVNEFIKGVPELSEKSSQGVRQIQDWLRDGPLHLSDGQLNRYIEEAQSWVNQNTSSLTSGALATAATVVEMLTGALLVLFAMFFFLRDGNKIWRFLVRLLPVAARWKVDDAGRASWETLVAYVRATVLVAFIDAVGIGIFLVAFDIPFAFPLTALVFLGAFIPIVGATLSGAVAVLVALVDSGPVTALIILAAVIGVQQVEGNVLQPLIMGRAVSIHPLPVVIAVTAGVVLAGIVGALVAVPLIAVLNTAVRRLAARRVPDTPPDAVVVASQAP; this is encoded by the coding sequence CTGTCGTCGGGGGCTGCCCGAACCACCTGCCCGAACCATCCTGCCCGAACCACTGCCCAGGAGGTGCGCTTGAGCCGCTTCGAGCGGATACGCGGGCGGCTGCGCCGCGCGTACGAGTCGGGTCGGGAGTCGATCCGTGCCGCGCGTACCCCCTCTCCTGATCTTCCCGACGAGGCGGAGGTGGCCTCGCCGACCTCGCCCGGTCCGGTGGCCTCGCCCGCCACGACGGTGGTCGGCGCGTCGCCGCCGGCGGCCTCCACCGTCAGCCGGGACGACGAGGACGTGCCGAAGGGGCTGCGGATCGCCGCCGCCTGGTCGTGGCGGCTCATCGTCATCGGCGTCGTGCTCTGGGCGTTGATCCGGATCGTCGGCCAGGTCCGGATCGTGATCATTCCGTTGGCGATCGCGTTGCTGCTCTCGGCGCTGCTCGCGCCGGCCGTCGGCTGGCTGTTGCGGGCCCGGGTGCCCCGGTCGTTGGCCACGGCGGTGGTGCTGGTCGGTGGCCTGGCCGGGGTGGTCGGCACGCTGACCCTGGTGGTCAACGAGTTCATCAAGGGGGTGCCGGAGCTGAGCGAGAAGTCGTCGCAGGGGGTCCGGCAGATCCAGGACTGGCTGCGGGACGGGCCGCTGCACCTCTCCGACGGGCAACTCAACCGGTACATCGAGGAGGCCCAGAGCTGGGTCAACCAGAACACCAGCTCGTTGACGAGCGGTGCGCTGGCCACGGCCGCCACCGTGGTCGAGATGCTGACCGGCGCGCTGCTGGTGCTCTTCGCGATGTTCTTCTTCCTGCGCGACGGCAACAAGATCTGGCGGTTCCTGGTCCGGCTGCTGCCGGTCGCCGCCCGGTGGAAGGTCGACGACGCCGGCAGGGCCTCCTGGGAGACCCTGGTGGCCTACGTGCGGGCCACCGTGCTGGTGGCCTTCATCGACGCGGTGGGCATCGGCATCTTCCTGGTCGCCTTCGACATCCCGTTCGCCTTCCCGCTGACCGCGCTGGTGTTCCTGGGCGCGTTCATCCCGATCGTCGGTGCCACCCTCTCCGGGGCGGTCGCCGTCCTGGTGGCGCTGGTCGACAGCGGTCCGGTGACCGCGTTGATCATCTTGGCCGCGGTGATCGGCGTGCAGCAGGTGGAGGGCAACGTCCTCCAGCCGCTGATCATGGGCCGGGCGGTCTCCATCCACCCGCTCCCGGTGGTCATCGCGGTGACCGCCGGGGTGGTGCTGGCCGGCATCGTCGGCGCGCTGGTGGCGGTGCCGTTGATCGCGGTGCTCAACACCGCCGTGCGCCGGCTCGCCGCCCGACGGGTGCCGGACACCCCGCCGGACGCCGTGGTGGTGGCCTCCCAGGCCCCCTGA
- a CDS encoding DUF402 domain-containing protein: MPSDVVRVIYRKYDGTMHRDYPARRLAEDDLGVWVGVTAGTESIYHGRPSVEQIPFVLLVPHHAWWTGMFNPQPRTSEVYCDIATPARWEADHTVHLVDLDLDVVRRRSTGLVELRDEDEFAEHRERFGYPDDLVTEAEAAARWLLGALGDGTEPFATAYRKWLALVV; encoded by the coding sequence ATGCCGAGTGACGTCGTCCGTGTGATCTACCGCAAGTACGACGGCACCATGCACCGGGACTACCCGGCCCGCCGGCTGGCCGAGGACGACCTCGGCGTCTGGGTGGGCGTGACCGCCGGCACCGAGTCGATCTACCACGGCCGCCCCTCCGTCGAGCAGATCCCGTTCGTCCTGTTGGTGCCCCACCACGCCTGGTGGACCGGGATGTTCAACCCGCAGCCGCGCACCAGCGAGGTCTACTGCGACATCGCCACCCCGGCCCGCTGGGAGGCCGACCACACCGTCCACCTGGTCGACCTGGACCTCGACGTGGTGCGCCGGCGGAGCACCGGGCTGGTCGAGTTGCGCGACGAGGACGAGTTCGCCGAGCACCGGGAGCGCTTCGGCTACCCCGACGACCTGGTGACCGAGGCCGAGGCGGCGGCGCGGTGGCTGCTCGGCGCGCTCGGCGACGGCACCGAGCCGTTCGCCACGGCGTACCGGAAATGGTTGGCCCTGGTGGTCTGA
- a CDS encoding GroES family chaperonin, whose amino-acid sequence MTSDPNLDTGLPIRLLHDRVLVRTEGADGERRSSAGIVIPATAAVGKRLAWATAVGVGPHVRSIVAGDRVLFDPDDRSEVELHGRAYVLLRERDVHAVAAERVEENSTGLYL is encoded by the coding sequence GTGACCTCGGACCCGAACCTCGACACCGGCCTGCCGATCCGACTGCTGCACGACCGGGTGCTGGTCCGGACGGAGGGTGCCGACGGCGAGCGGCGGTCCAGCGCCGGCATCGTCATCCCGGCGACCGCCGCCGTGGGCAAGCGGCTGGCCTGGGCCACCGCGGTCGGCGTCGGGCCGCACGTACGCTCGATCGTCGCCGGCGACCGGGTGCTCTTCGACCCCGACGACCGTTCCGAGGTCGAGTTGCACGGCCGGGCGTACGTCCTGCTGCGCGAACGCGACGTACACGCGGTGGCCGCCGAGCGGGTCGAGGAGAACTCCACCGGCCTGTACCTCTGA